In Archangium violaceum, the following are encoded in one genomic region:
- a CDS encoding ADP-ribosylglycohydrolase family protein: MKRHAAGEHLLPAVAYGDAAGLPHEKKPPLRPGSLDRLEDTRTNPYLGEYPAGTWSDDTHLSLAVALSLIEADGFDLASMARWHVAAYAHVKGASSNPDLVPPIVTVNKNNGWGGSTTQSIERLMRGVEPSASGQEEGAGNGVLMKLAPLVYWQEARSTPLDTAEQQTIALTRMTHAAPEAVVSSLVHRNVLSRLLAMEDGSSSSSAPREILLKAHADALGYERRLDAEPVTSRILRPLTDALEHGPLTREVILAAAPKAGFHAPETLVMAYGAFLLENRFPESVFRAVELGGDSDSIGSIVATMSTFLHGEVKFPSDYEKVFARERLERLSRRFAAAAR; the protein is encoded by the coding sequence ATGAAACGACATGCCGCGGGCGAGCACCTCCTACCGGCGGTTGCGTACGGAGACGCAGCCGGGTTGCCCCATGAAAAGAAGCCCCCTCTGCGACCAGGAAGCCTGGATCGCCTCGAGGACACACGGACGAACCCCTATCTGGGGGAGTACCCGGCGGGCACGTGGAGTGACGACACCCACTTGAGCCTGGCCGTTGCCCTGAGCCTCATCGAGGCGGATGGTTTCGACCTGGCCAGCATGGCCAGATGGCATGTCGCCGCCTATGCCCACGTCAAAGGCGCCAGTTCCAATCCCGACCTCGTGCCACCCATCGTCACCGTCAACAAGAACAATGGCTGGGGGGGCAGCACGACCCAGAGCATTGAACGGTTGATGCGGGGAGTGGAGCCCTCTGCCTCCGGGCAGGAAGAGGGTGCTGGCAATGGCGTGCTGATGAAGCTCGCGCCCCTGGTCTACTGGCAGGAGGCTCGTTCCACCCCCCTGGACACGGCCGAACAGCAGACCATCGCGCTGACGCGCATGACCCACGCGGCTCCCGAGGCCGTCGTCAGCAGCCTCGTGCACAGGAACGTCCTGTCGCGGCTTCTCGCGATGGAGGATGGCTCGTCCTCTTCGTCGGCTCCGAGGGAGATCCTCCTGAAGGCCCATGCCGATGCGCTCGGGTATGAACGGCGCCTGGATGCCGAGCCCGTCACCAGCCGGATCCTCCGCCCGCTCACCGATGCGCTCGAGCACGGCCCCCTGACGCGCGAAGTGATTCTCGCGGCCGCCCCGAAGGCGGGATTCCATGCGCCCGAGACCCTGGTCATGGCCTATGGCGCCTTCCTGCTCGAAAACCGGTTCCCCGAGAGCGTGTTCCGTGCCGTCGAGCTCGGAGGCGACAGCGACAGCATCGGCTCCATCGTCGCGACGATGTCCACCTTCCTGCATGGCGAGGTGAAGTTCCCCTCGGACTACGAAAAGGTCTTCGCGCGAGAGCGACTCGAGAGGCTATCCAGGCGGTTCGCGGCTGCCGCGCGCTGA
- the xylB gene encoding xylulokinase, which produces MYLGIDVGTSSVKAVLVDDRERIVASASAALEVARPHAGWSEQDPDAWVHGCERVLDELAASHRVELSAVEGIGLSGQMHGATLLGADDRPLRPAILWNDGRSEAECHELERRCPRSREIAGNIAMPGFTAPKLLWVARHEPDVFAKTRKVLLPKDHLRLFLVGDHVSDMSDAAGTLWLDVARRTWSEELLAATGLTLAHMPRLVEGSESSGRLRPELARRWGMTRAPVVAGGGGDNAASAVGIGAVRPGEAFVSLGTSGVLFVSNARFSPNTRGAVHAFCHAVPGTWHQMGVILSAAASLEWLSSLLGEPAPSLVAALGERVLAPSPVKFLPYLSGERTPHNDASARGAFVGLAHGDGRTALTQAVLEGVAYAFADCLRVLSEAGTQVARASAVGGGSRSPLWLKILASVLDRPLDVHAEGDFGGAFGAARLGRLAATGEDPFTLAVPPPVARTVEPDPALVHRYAQEYPRWRRLYPALKE; this is translated from the coding sequence GTGTACCTCGGCATCGATGTGGGAACGTCGTCCGTGAAGGCGGTGCTCGTGGACGACCGGGAGCGCATCGTCGCGAGTGCCAGCGCGGCCCTCGAGGTCGCCCGGCCGCACGCGGGCTGGTCGGAGCAGGATCCGGACGCCTGGGTGCATGGCTGCGAGCGCGTGCTGGACGAGCTCGCCGCCTCCCACCGGGTGGAGCTCTCGGCCGTCGAGGGCATTGGCCTGTCCGGCCAGATGCACGGCGCGACCCTGCTCGGCGCCGATGACCGGCCGCTGCGTCCGGCCATCCTCTGGAACGACGGACGCTCGGAGGCCGAGTGCCACGAGCTGGAGCGGCGCTGTCCCCGCTCGCGGGAAATCGCGGGCAACATCGCCATGCCGGGCTTCACCGCGCCCAAGCTGCTCTGGGTCGCCCGGCACGAGCCGGACGTCTTCGCGAAGACGCGCAAGGTGCTGCTGCCCAAGGACCATCTCCGGCTGTTCCTCGTCGGCGATCACGTCTCCGACATGTCGGACGCCGCCGGGACGCTCTGGCTGGACGTCGCCCGCCGCACGTGGTCCGAGGAGCTGCTCGCGGCCACGGGGCTCACGCTCGCGCACATGCCGCGGCTGGTGGAGGGCTCGGAGTCCTCCGGCCGGCTGCGGCCCGAGCTGGCCCGGCGCTGGGGCATGACACGCGCTCCGGTGGTGGCCGGGGGCGGGGGAGACAACGCGGCGAGCGCGGTCGGCATCGGCGCGGTACGGCCCGGCGAGGCCTTCGTGTCGCTCGGCACCTCGGGCGTGCTCTTCGTGTCCAACGCCCGCTTCTCACCGAACACCAGAGGCGCGGTGCATGCCTTCTGCCATGCCGTGCCCGGCACCTGGCACCAGATGGGCGTCATCCTCTCCGCCGCCGCGAGTCTCGAGTGGTTGTCCTCGCTGCTCGGCGAACCGGCGCCCTCGCTGGTCGCGGCCCTGGGCGAGCGCGTCCTGGCTCCCTCTCCGGTGAAGTTCCTGCCCTACCTGTCCGGCGAGCGCACGCCGCACAACGACGCCTCGGCCCGGGGCGCCTTCGTGGGACTGGCGCACGGAGACGGACGCACGGCGTTGACACAGGCGGTGCTGGAGGGCGTCGCCTATGCCTTCGCCGACTGCCTGCGCGTCCTCTCGGAGGCGGGTACACAGGTGGCTCGTGCCTCGGCGGTGGGCGGTGGCTCCCGCTCACCCTTGTGGCTGAAGATCCTCGCGAGCGTGCTGGACCGGCCGCTGGACGTGCACGCGGAGGGGGATTTCGGAGGCGCGTTCGGCGCCGCCCGCCTGGGCCGGCTCGCGGCGACGGGCGAGGACCCGTTCACGCTCGCCGTGCCACCGCCCGTGGCCCGGACGGTCGAGCCCGATCCGGCGCTCGTCCACCGTTATGCCCAGGAGTACCCGCGCTGGCGCCGGCTGTACCCAGCGCTCAAGGAGTGA
- a CDS encoding mannitol dehydrogenase family protein, which yields MHTLDQAHLSALPKSIVRPGYDRSKLRAGIVHIGVGGFHRAHQAIYLDRILSRPGHEAWGICGVNLLPQDATMAAAMKRQNGLYTVSEMAPDGSRTSRVVEAMVEYLYAPDQPQAVLDRLSHPDIRIVSLTITEGGYLIDEHGRFNLQHPSVAYDLAHPQEPKGVFGYLIEALDRRRKAGVKPFTVMSCDNLRHNGAQARRACVAFAKARDPELAAWIEREVGFPNAMVDRITPATDDATRQRLREMTDVDDAAPVICEDFIQWVLEDDFRNGRPEWEAGGVMITKDVSPYEEAKIRLLNASHTMLSYPAYLSGYRKVDDALHDPLFSGYLRDFLDQDAGVWLRSLPGLDLEEYKVTLLRRFSNRAVGDQLARLCMDGGSKIPGFLLPTVHAILDNGRPYHRIAFFLAAYDRYLRGGADEKGERYPINEPNARALLEKVIQSDSPMTLLGIPEIVGTQLPAHKGFVDLYLDLRKQLDARGVVATLTALEAKAG from the coding sequence ATGCATACCCTGGATCAGGCCCACCTCTCCGCGCTGCCCAAGTCGATCGTCCGCCCCGGTTATGACCGGAGCAAACTGCGCGCTGGCATCGTGCATATTGGCGTGGGTGGCTTCCACCGCGCGCACCAGGCCATCTACCTCGACCGCATCCTCTCCCGGCCCGGCCACGAGGCCTGGGGCATCTGCGGCGTCAACCTGCTGCCGCAGGACGCCACCATGGCCGCGGCCATGAAGCGCCAGAACGGGCTCTACACCGTGAGCGAGATGGCTCCAGATGGCTCGCGCACCTCGCGCGTCGTCGAGGCCATGGTCGAGTACCTCTACGCGCCCGATCAGCCCCAGGCCGTGCTCGACCGGCTGAGCCACCCGGACATCCGCATCGTCTCGTTGACCATCACCGAGGGCGGCTACCTCATCGACGAGCACGGCCGCTTCAACCTCCAGCACCCCTCGGTGGCGTATGACCTCGCGCACCCCCAAGAGCCCAAGGGGGTGTTCGGCTACCTCATCGAGGCGCTGGACCGCCGGCGCAAGGCGGGCGTGAAGCCCTTCACGGTGATGTCCTGCGACAACCTGCGCCACAACGGCGCCCAGGCCCGGCGCGCCTGCGTCGCCTTCGCGAAGGCGAGGGATCCGGAGCTCGCCGCGTGGATCGAGCGCGAGGTGGGCTTCCCCAACGCGATGGTGGACCGCATCACCCCAGCCACGGATGACGCCACCCGCCAGCGGCTGCGCGAGATGACGGACGTCGACGACGCCGCCCCCGTCATCTGCGAGGACTTCATCCAGTGGGTCCTGGAGGATGACTTCCGCAACGGCCGCCCGGAGTGGGAGGCCGGGGGCGTGATGATCACCAAGGACGTGTCTCCGTACGAGGAGGCGAAGATCCGCCTGCTCAACGCGAGCCACACCATGCTCTCCTACCCCGCCTACCTCTCGGGCTACCGCAAGGTGGACGACGCCCTGCACGATCCGCTCTTCTCCGGCTACCTGCGCGACTTCCTCGACCAGGACGCCGGCGTGTGGCTGCGCTCGCTGCCCGGGCTGGACCTCGAGGAGTACAAGGTCACGCTGCTGCGGCGCTTCTCCAACCGGGCCGTGGGAGATCAGCTGGCGCGGCTGTGCATGGATGGCGGCTCGAAGATCCCAGGCTTCCTCCTGCCCACGGTGCACGCCATCCTGGACAATGGACGCCCCTATCACCGCATCGCGTTCTTCCTCGCGGCATATGACCGCTACCTGCGCGGGGGCGCGGACGAGAAGGGCGAGCGCTACCCCATCAACGAGCCCAACGCGCGCGCCCTCCTGGAGAAGGTCATCCAGAGCGACTCGCCGATGACGCTGCTCGGCATCCCGGAGATCGTGGGCACCCAGCTGCCCGCGCACAAGGGCTTCGTCGACCTGTACCTCGACCTGCGCAAGCAGCTCGATGCGCGGGGCGTGGTGGCGACGCTCACGGCGCTCGAGGCGAAGGCCGGCTGA
- a CDS encoding ABC transporter ATP-binding protein → MARLDIQSLTKSFGETRVIKGVDLRIEDREFCVFLGPSGCGKSTLLRLIAGLEEATSGEILLDGQPITDLPPAKRNLAMVFQSYALYPHMTVRQNMSFSLDLAKTDRKVIDEKVQRAARILELEPLLDRKPAALSGGQRQRVAIGRAIVREPRIFLFDEPLSNLDASLRVQMRLEIARLHQSLQATMIYVTHDQVEAMTLADKVVIFSAGNIEQSGTPQELYRRPANRFVAGFLGMPQMAFLEATWKGGTFVLANGSPIPAPEGLPRLDEGARVTIGVRPEQLSLGGSGQGALEGRIEVIERLGSDAYAYLAVPGLGRLTVRCAADVGRLEGTQAAALLRPNSFHVFDANGVAIHHPSHS, encoded by the coding sequence ATGGCACGTCTCGACATCCAATCCCTGACCAAGTCCTTCGGAGAGACCCGCGTCATCAAAGGCGTGGATCTGCGCATCGAAGACCGTGAGTTCTGCGTCTTCCTGGGCCCCTCCGGTTGTGGAAAGTCCACGCTGCTGCGCCTGATCGCCGGACTGGAGGAAGCCACCTCCGGGGAGATCCTGCTCGATGGCCAGCCCATCACCGATCTGCCGCCCGCCAAACGCAATCTGGCGATGGTGTTCCAGTCCTACGCCCTCTACCCGCACATGACGGTGCGGCAGAACATGTCCTTCTCCCTGGACCTGGCCAAGACGGACCGCAAGGTCATCGACGAAAAGGTCCAGCGCGCCGCGCGCATCCTGGAGCTGGAGCCCCTGCTGGACAGGAAGCCGGCGGCGCTCTCCGGAGGCCAGCGCCAGCGCGTCGCCATCGGCCGCGCCATCGTCCGCGAGCCGCGCATCTTCCTGTTCGACGAGCCGCTGTCCAACCTGGATGCATCCCTGCGCGTGCAGATGCGGCTGGAGATCGCCCGCCTGCACCAGTCCCTCCAGGCGACGATGATCTACGTCACCCACGACCAGGTGGAAGCCATGACCCTGGCCGACAAGGTGGTCATCTTCAGCGCCGGCAACATCGAGCAGAGCGGCACGCCACAGGAGCTCTACCGCCGCCCCGCCAACCGGTTCGTCGCGGGCTTCCTCGGCATGCCGCAGATGGCCTTCCTGGAGGCCACCTGGAAGGGCGGGACGTTCGTGCTGGCGAATGGTTCCCCCATCCCGGCGCCCGAGGGGCTGCCGCGCCTCGACGAGGGCGCCCGGGTGACGATCGGCGTGCGCCCCGAGCAGCTCTCGCTGGGCGGGTCCGGACAGGGCGCCCTGGAAGGAAGGATCGAGGTCATCGAGCGGTTGGGCAGTGATGCCTACGCCTACCTGGCGGTGCCGGGCCTAGGCCGGCTCACCGTGCGCTGCGCCGCGGATGTTGGAAGGTTGGAAGGCACGCAGGCCGCGGCGCTCCTCCGGCCCAACAGCTTCCATGTCTTCGATGCCAACGGCGTCGCCATCCACCACCCTTCCCACTCCTGA
- a CDS encoding carbohydrate ABC transporter permease: MAGIARVAGSWLVALIVFFPILWMVLTSFKTELQAFSMPPDFFFGPTLENYREILERTDYLHYAWNSIAISGGATLLGMVLAVPAAYSFAFHPSTRTRGTLMWMLSTKMLPSVGALVPIYLLSRNLGLLDSRILLITVFAFVNLPIMVWMIYTYFRDIPKDILEAARMDGATTTQEMIRVLLPVSRGGLASTALLSLILSWNEAFWSLNLTTTHAAPLSALVASFASPQGLFWARLSAVSTLACAPILVLGWFSQKQLVRGLTFGAVK, encoded by the coding sequence ATGGCCGGGATCGCTCGGGTGGCGGGCTCCTGGCTCGTGGCCCTCATCGTCTTCTTCCCCATCCTCTGGATGGTGCTCACCAGCTTCAAGACCGAGCTGCAAGCCTTCTCCATGCCCCCGGACTTCTTCTTCGGGCCCACGCTGGAGAACTACCGGGAGATCCTCGAGCGCACCGACTACCTGCACTACGCCTGGAACTCGATCGCCATCAGCGGCGGCGCCACGCTGCTGGGCATGGTGCTGGCGGTGCCCGCGGCCTACAGCTTCGCCTTCCACCCGAGCACGCGCACCCGGGGCACCTTGATGTGGATGCTCTCCACCAAGATGCTGCCCAGCGTGGGGGCGCTGGTCCCCATCTACCTGCTGTCGCGCAATCTGGGGCTGCTCGACTCGCGCATCCTGCTCATCACGGTGTTCGCGTTCGTCAACCTGCCCATCATGGTGTGGATGATCTACACGTACTTCCGCGACATCCCGAAGGACATCCTCGAGGCGGCGCGCATGGACGGAGCCACCACCACGCAGGAGATGATCCGGGTGCTGCTGCCGGTGAGCCGGGGCGGACTGGCCTCCACGGCGCTGCTGTCGCTCATCCTCAGCTGGAACGAGGCCTTCTGGTCCTTGAACCTGACCACCACCCACGCCGCGCCCCTCAGCGCGCTGGTCGCCTCGTTCGCCAGCCCCCAGGGCCTGTTCTGGGCCAGGTTGTCCGCTGTCTCCACCCTCGCCTGCGCGCCCATCCTGGTGCTCGGCTGGTTCTCCCAGAAGCAGCTCGTTCGCGGTCTGACCTTCGGCGCGGTCAAGTAG
- a CDS encoding carbohydrate ABC transporter permease, with protein sequence MSFSSSPPRRVGVLTASPAVIMLFAWMIVPLVMTLYFSTQYYNLLYPGRTAFVGLENFAYFFTYPSFWTSVFNTLLLVGSVLVITVVGGVLISVLVDARFPGQGIVRILLISPFFIMPTVSALVWKNLLMNPVSGLFAWVSQLFGLTPINWFADWPLLSIILIVAWEWLPFAILIFVTALQSMNQEQKEAAQMDGATPVAIFRYLTVPHLARPIAVVVMVETIFLLNIFAEIFTTTGGGPGDATTNVPFLIFTQALLEFDVGAASAGGLFAVLLANVVAYFLIRLIGKSLDA encoded by the coding sequence ATGAGCTTCTCCAGTTCTCCGCCACGTCGTGTCGGAGTCCTCACGGCCTCGCCGGCGGTCATCATGCTGTTCGCGTGGATGATCGTCCCGCTGGTCATGACGCTGTACTTCTCCACGCAGTACTACAACCTGCTCTACCCGGGCAGAACGGCCTTCGTGGGGCTGGAGAACTTCGCCTACTTCTTCACCTACCCGAGCTTCTGGACGAGCGTCTTCAACACGCTGCTGCTGGTGGGCAGCGTGCTGGTCATCACCGTGGTGGGCGGAGTGCTCATCAGCGTGCTGGTGGACGCGCGATTTCCCGGGCAGGGCATCGTGCGCATCCTGCTCATCTCGCCGTTCTTCATCATGCCCACCGTCAGCGCGCTGGTGTGGAAGAACCTGTTGATGAACCCGGTGTCCGGCCTGTTCGCCTGGGTGTCCCAGCTGTTCGGCCTGACGCCCATCAACTGGTTCGCGGACTGGCCGCTGCTGTCCATCATCCTCATCGTCGCCTGGGAGTGGCTGCCCTTCGCCATCCTCATCTTCGTGACGGCGCTGCAGTCGATGAACCAGGAGCAGAAGGAGGCCGCGCAGATGGACGGGGCCACACCGGTGGCCATCTTCCGCTACCTGACCGTGCCGCACCTGGCGCGGCCCATCGCCGTCGTGGTGATGGTGGAGACCATCTTCCTGCTCAACATCTTCGCGGAGATCTTCACCACCACCGGCGGTGGCCCCGGGGACGCCACCACCAACGTGCCCTTCCTCATCTTCACCCAGGCCCTGCTCGAGTTCGACGTGGGCGCGGCCTCGGCGGGTGGCCTCTTCGCCGTGTTGCTGGCCAACGTGGTCGCCTACTTCCTCATCCGCCTGATCGGCAAATCCCTCGACGCCTAG
- a CDS encoding ABC transporter substrate-binding protein produces the protein MRRIIHIHEAILCLGLLLGLGAARADTTLTIGTVNNGDMVRMQALSKVYEDAHPGVRLNWVVLDENTLRQRLTTDITTGGGQFDVITIGAYEAPMWGRQDWLVPLDQMPASYGLDDLMPNVRKQLSAGEHLYALPFYSEGSITFYRKDLFAAKGLSMPEAPTWEQIRGFAQALHDPAHGLYGICLRGKAGWGENMALVTTIVNSFGGRWFDEKWEPQLDSPEWHKAVNFYVDLLGTYGPPGPSSNGFNENLTLFNAGKCGMWVDASVAGAFVTDPSQSQVPDKVGFAKAPSAVTTKGSSWLWTWALAIPASSKQKEAARDFIAWATSREYGQIIAQRHGISAMPPGTRLSTYESEAYLKATPFAKVTLEAIRTADPTSPTLQPVPYTGVQFATIPEFQAVATLVGRLISGALAGNAQVDKVLSTSQSAVRRTMARAGYYGR, from the coding sequence ATGCGGAGGATCATTCACATCCACGAGGCAATCCTGTGTCTCGGCCTGTTGTTGGGCCTGGGCGCGGCGCGGGCCGATACCACGCTGACCATCGGCACCGTGAACAACGGGGACATGGTGCGGATGCAGGCCTTGTCGAAGGTCTACGAGGACGCGCATCCCGGCGTGCGGCTCAACTGGGTGGTGCTGGACGAGAACACCCTGCGCCAGCGCCTGACAACGGACATCACCACCGGAGGCGGGCAGTTCGACGTCATCACCATCGGGGCCTACGAAGCGCCCATGTGGGGCCGCCAGGACTGGCTGGTACCGTTGGACCAGATGCCGGCCAGCTATGGTCTGGATGATCTCATGCCCAACGTGCGCAAGCAGTTGAGCGCCGGGGAGCACCTGTACGCCCTGCCCTTCTACTCGGAGGGCTCCATCACCTTCTACCGCAAGGACTTGTTCGCGGCGAAGGGCCTGAGCATGCCCGAGGCCCCCACGTGGGAGCAGATCCGCGGCTTCGCCCAGGCGCTGCACGACCCGGCACATGGCCTCTATGGCATCTGTCTGCGCGGGAAGGCGGGCTGGGGCGAGAACATGGCGCTGGTGACCACCATCGTGAACAGCTTCGGCGGACGCTGGTTCGACGAGAAGTGGGAGCCGCAGCTCGACAGCCCCGAGTGGCACAAGGCGGTGAACTTCTACGTGGACCTGCTCGGCACGTACGGTCCGCCGGGGCCGAGCAGCAACGGCTTCAACGAGAACCTGACGCTCTTCAACGCGGGCAAGTGCGGCATGTGGGTGGATGCGAGCGTGGCGGGCGCGTTCGTCACCGATCCCTCGCAGAGCCAGGTGCCGGACAAGGTCGGCTTCGCCAAGGCGCCGAGCGCGGTGACGACGAAGGGCTCCTCCTGGTTGTGGACATGGGCGCTGGCCATCCCGGCCAGCTCGAAGCAGAAGGAGGCCGCGCGTGACTTCATCGCCTGGGCCACGTCGCGCGAGTACGGCCAGATCATCGCGCAGCGCCACGGCATCTCGGCCATGCCCCCGGGCACGCGCCTGTCCACCTACGAGTCCGAGGCGTACCTGAAGGCCACGCCCTTCGCGAAGGTCACCCTGGAGGCCATCCGCACGGCGGATCCCACGTCGCCCACGCTCCAGCCGGTGCCGTACACGGGCGTGCAGTTCGCCACCATCCCCGAGTTCCAGGCCGTCGCCACGCTGGTGGGCCGGCTCATCTCCGGGGCGCTGGCGGGCAACGCCCAGGTGGACAAGGTCTTGAGTACCTCGCAGTCGGCGGTGCGGCGCACCATGGCGCGCGCGGGCTACTACGGCCGCTGA
- a CDS encoding cytochrome P450, whose translation MMHLLSEEMRRDPYPLYTQMRDGSPVLNFPGTDIWMLFDYESVKRAVTDSEAFSSSVTPPTGKAPDWMIFSDPPRHSNLRTIVLRAFTPRSISALEPRVRELSRQILSRHLERGELDLVGDYSDLLPTLVIAEMLGIPSEDLATFQRWAGIIMKLSYALTGGEEARRGIAEHAAAKEEMRLYLMDLLAARRRAPRDDLLTRLGEAEVDGQRLSLEDILGFFQILLLAGTETTTSTISNAMLCFMDYPEQLARLRREPQLLPSAIEEVIRFRSPTQFVFRESRREVELYGQRIPPGKMVLPMIGAANRDPGHFSEPDRFDIARSPNPHIAFGHGIHFCLGAALARLEARVALSDLLEHFADFHRPSDEPWKPREGLLVHGPARLPLRFTVHRPT comes from the coding sequence ATGATGCACCTGCTCAGCGAAGAGATGCGCCGTGATCCGTACCCGCTCTACACGCAGATGCGAGACGGCTCACCGGTCCTGAACTTCCCCGGGACCGACATCTGGATGCTGTTCGACTACGAGAGCGTCAAGCGCGCGGTCACCGACTCCGAGGCATTCAGCTCCTCGGTGACGCCCCCCACCGGCAAAGCGCCGGACTGGATGATCTTCTCGGATCCGCCCCGCCACTCGAACCTGCGCACCATCGTGCTGCGCGCGTTCACCCCCCGATCCATCTCCGCGCTCGAGCCGCGCGTGCGCGAGCTCTCCCGGCAGATCCTCTCCCGTCACCTGGAGCGCGGCGAGCTGGACCTGGTCGGCGACTACTCGGACCTGCTCCCCACGCTGGTGATCGCGGAGATGCTCGGCATCCCATCGGAGGACTTGGCGACCTTCCAGCGCTGGGCGGGGATCATCATGAAGCTCAGCTACGCGCTGACCGGCGGCGAGGAGGCGCGCCGCGGCATCGCCGAGCACGCCGCGGCCAAGGAGGAGATGCGCCTGTACCTCATGGACCTGCTCGCCGCGCGCCGCCGCGCGCCCCGGGACGATCTCCTCACCCGGCTGGGCGAGGCCGAGGTCGACGGGCAGCGGCTCTCGCTGGAGGACATCCTCGGCTTCTTCCAGATCCTGCTGCTCGCCGGCACCGAGACCACGACGAGCACCATCAGCAACGCGATGCTCTGTTTCATGGACTACCCGGAGCAGCTCGCGCGCCTGCGCCGCGAGCCCCAGCTCCTCCCCTCGGCGATCGAGGAGGTGATCCGCTTCCGCTCGCCCACCCAGTTCGTGTTCCGCGAGTCGCGCCGCGAGGTGGAGCTCTACGGCCAGCGCATCCCGCCGGGCAAGATGGTGCTGCCGATGATCGGCGCGGCCAACCGTGACCCGGGCCACTTCTCCGAGCCGGACCGCTTCGACATCGCGCGCAGCCCCAACCCGCACATCGCCTTCGGACACGGCATCCACTTCTGCCTGGGCGCGGCGCTGGCCCGCCTGGAGGCGCGCGTGGCCCTCTCGGATCTGCTCGAGCACTTCGCCGACTTCCACCGCCCGAGCGACGAGCCGTGGAAGCCGCGCGAGGGACTCCTCGTCCACGGCCCGGCACGGCTGCCGTTGCGCTTCACCGTCCATAGGCCCACCTGA